In Bacillota bacterium, the genomic window CTGTCGTACCGTCGCTTTTACTGCGGACTTGACGGTCCTCGCGGTCAGTCAAAGGGAGTACCCCTTGCACACTGGGTTCGCCGGGGAAGCGGAACAGGATCCGGAGGAGATCTTTGCCGCGGCCTGCGCGACCATTGCCGGCGCTGTCTCCCAGCTGCCCCGGGGCGCCCAGGTGGCAGGCCTGGTCCTGACCGCAGCCATGCACAGCTTCCTCTGCCTGGATGGGGAGAAAAGGCCCTTGACCAGGGCCTGGACCTGGGCGGATGCCCGCAGCCAGCGCCAGGCGGACCAGCTGAAGCAGGTTTGGGGGGATCGCTTCTACCAGCGTACCGGCTGCCCGTTCCACCCGATGTATTGGCCCGCTAAGCTTGCCTATATCCAGGAGTGCCATCCCGAAGTGTGGCGTCGTACCCGCTTGGTGATGTCCCTCAAGGATTACGTGGTTTATCGCCTGACGGGTCGGTTGATGAGTGATCAGTCCCTGGCTTCCGCCACAGGGGTGTTTAATACCCACAAGCTGGACTGGGATCCCTGGCTTACGGCCCAGCTGGGGGTGCCCCAAGAGTTCTTGCTTCCCGCCGCTGACCCCTTTACGGTGCTGGATGGGCTTCTGCCCGCCCAGGCGGAAACCCTGGGGCTTCCCGCGGGTGTGCCAGTGATCCTGGGCGCCTCCGACGGGGCGATGTCCAACCTGGGGTGCGGGGCTGTCCAGCCGAACAGCATGGCCCTGATGGTCGGCACCAGCGGCGCCTTACGGGTGGTCCGAAAGGAACCACTGTTAAGCCCGCATCAGCACACCTGGTGCTATTACCTGGGCCATCGGCGGTGGATCGTGGGCGGCTCCACGAACAACGGCGGGAATGCCTTGAAATGGCTGCGCGACAACCTCTTTGCCGGAGAGCTGGGGTATGATGAGATTACTGCCCTAGCCGCAAGCGTTCCCCCGGGCAGCCGGGGTGTGCGCTTCCTGCCGTTCTTGGCGGGGGAAAGATGTATTCACTGGCGGGGCAGGGCGACGGGCGCGTTCCTCAATCTGGCTTTGGCCCATGGCCGGGCGGAGTTGGCCCGGGCTGTTCTGGAGGGTGTGGCCTTCCAGATGTACACTGTCTACGAGGCCCTTTGCCAGGTGGCCGGGACGCCGGAGGAAATCCGGGCGACGGGCGGACTGACCAATTCGCTGCTTTGGCTGGAGATCTTTAGCGGTGTCTTCCGTAAACCGCTCCTGCTTCCAGACTACGGGGAGGGTAGCGCACAGGGCGCCGCCCTGTTGGCCATGGTGGCGTTGGGCTGGCTGCCCAGTCTGGAGATGGCGGCGGAACAGATCCGCATCCAAGGGGTGGTGGAAGGGGAAGCCGCCCCGGTCTATGCAGTCGCCTACGCCCAATACTGCCAGCTTTACGCCGCCCTTGCTCCCTTTTATGACGAAGCCCACTAGCCACCGGGCGCCCTTGCCGAACTCTGCTAGAAGGATTGACGCCGAAGCGGTGATCGATTTTTCTGATCGGTTTCACCGGTATACGCGCTTTTTCGGACGGGAAGTCGGGTGCTTGTATGGTATTGATGAGGTGTCGTACTGAGCCGGAGAGAAGATAACCTAAGGTTTCCTGCCAAGACGATTACTACATCTGAATCCTGTGGACTGAGTGTTTCCGGGACGGAAGATGCCGGATATGTTTGTCACTTAGACGGGATATACATCGACGTGGTATAGTGCGTTGCACCGAGACGCAGGTCCATTGGTGAGTTTAATGTTTTCCAGGGACTAGGCTCGTTAGGGACTATCCGAGGCTTAGGGAGTGACACAAGTTTGCTTGTGTCACTCCACAGGGAACTTATTTTGCCTAATGGCCCAAAAGCCTCTTGGCCTGGTTGACCACGTTACTGAGAGAAATACCAAGGGCTTCTGCCACTTCTTCTCCGGGACCGCTTTCACCGAAACGATCGATCCCGACTACAGATCCGTTACCATTGACCACAGCATGCCAGCCACTGGTGCGACCTGCCTCCACCACAAGCCGGGGTGCCTTGTCTCCCAAAACCTTCTTGATGTACGCAGCATCCTGGGAGAGGAAAAGCTCGCGGCAGGGTACAGACACTACCCGAGCAGTGATTCCCTCTTTTCTCAGTTCTTCGGCCGCCGCAACACACAATGCCACTTCGCTTCCAGTGCCGATGAGCACGATGTCTGGTTCTGCTGCACCATCCACGAGGACATAGCCGCCTTTTTCCATCGGACAGTCCTTAGTCCCCTCCAGGAGGGGGAGTTTTTGCCGGCTGAGGAGCAGCGCAGTGGGGGCGCCTTTTTCGGCCAGGGCGAAGAGCCAGGCGGCCTTGGTCTCCCAGGCGTCCGCAGGCCGGATCACATGCAGGTTGGGGATCAGTCGCAGAGCTTCAATATGTTCCACCGGTTGATGGGTGGGGCCGTCTTCGCCCACGTGGATGGAGTCGTGGGTGAGTACGAATACCACCGGTTGTCCCATCAAAGCCGCCAGCCGGATGGGTGGCCGCATGTAGTCGGAGAAGACGAGAAAGGTGGAACCATAGACCCGGAATCCGCCATGGAGGCTCATTCCATTGAGGATGCTACCCATGGCATGTTCCCTGATGCCAAAATGGATGTTCCGTCCCAGGAAGTTGTCCCTAGTCACGGCACCGGCACCCTTCAGATCTGTCTTCGTGGAGGGGGAGAGGTCTGCGGAACCGCCGACGATGGCGGGTAGTTCCTTGGCCAGTGCGTTCAGCACCATTCCACCTGCATCCCGGGTGGACACATCGGACGTAAACTCGATGGCGGAGCCCAGATTTGCAGGCAGTTGTTCGGAAAAATGCTGCTGATAGAGCTGGTACCGTTCGGGTGCCTCCTGTTTCCACTGCTCAAAGCATTCTTCCCATTGTTTGCGGACTGCGGTCCATTCCCTCCGTTTTTCTTGGAAAAAGTCTGTGACTTCCTTTGGTACATAGAAAGTCTCGTCCACGGGAAAGCCCATACCTTCCTTGAGCAAACGGACCTCCTCTTCCCCAAGGGGGGCACCGTGGGATGCGGCGGATCCTTCCAGATTAGGGGCACCCTTCGCAATGCTAGTCCTGGCGATAATCAACGAGGGTTTGTCCAGGATTGTCTTGGCCCTTTGGAGCGCACTGCGGATCTCGTCGATGTTATGTCCATCGATCTCCGTGACGTCCCAGCCAAAGGAGGCGTACCTTTGGGCTACATTTTCACTGAAGGCCAGGTCTGTGCTGCCCTCGATACTGATCTGGTTCGAGTCATAGATCAAGATGAGTTTCCCCAGTCCCAGATGCCCTGCCAGAGAAGCTGCTTCGTAGGAGATGCCCTCCATCTGGCAGCCGTCACCACATAGGACATAAGTATAATGATCCACAATGGTCCGTTGGGCGGTGTTGAAACGGGCCGCCAACATCGCTTCGGCCAGGGCCATGCCCACGGCATTGCCGATACCTTGGCCTAAGGGTCCCGTTGTGGTTTCCACCCCCAGGGACGGCTCGTATTCCGGGTGCCCTGGGGTTTTGGAACCCAGCTGCCTGAAGTTGCGCAGATCATCCAAAGACAAGGGATAACCCGTCAGATGCAACAGGGAGTACAGGAACATGGAACCATGACCTGCGGACAGGACGAAGCGATCTCGATTGGGCCATTGGGGATCCGAAGGATCATGTTTGAGGATTTCTGTGAAAAGTACCGCCCCGATTTCCGCACAGCCTAAGGGCATGCCGGGATGTCCCGAATTGGCCGCTTGTACCCCGTCGGCACTCAAGCCCCGTATGGTATTGGCGATTGTCTTGATTATGTGGTTATCTGTCAATGCCTCACACCTCCAAGGAATTAGGACCATTGTCGCTGTCTTGTTGTTCTACTTATTCTACCACTCCTGGGTGAGCCTTAACTACGCCCCGGATATTTTGTTACCATGATACCACAGATAGACCGACCCGTGCTACCAAAGGTAGGCTCCGCTACGATCTATCCCCCCTGGAGAGGGAACCTAGCCTCTGTAATTGTCCCTGGTTGACGAAGGATTTTCTCCGCTGATACAGAAAATTTACATAGATAACTCGATAATCGAGATTCCACTGTGTTCATTCCCCAGGGAAAACGGTACATACTCAATGGCATGTAGTGATGGGGAACTTCAAGGAGGAAAACCAAATGCCCTTAGTAGATCTGCCAACGGTCCTCGGACCTGCCCGGAAGGCGGGTTATGCAGTAGGGGCCTTCAACATTACGGGGCTCGACATGATCGAGCCCATTCTTGATGTGGCCACGGAACTTCGCTCACCGGTCATCTTGAGCATCGCGGAAGTGCATCTCAAATACATAGATTTGGAGGAGGCCTGTTTTGTGGCCCGGGCCCAGGCGGCTAAGGCACCGATCCCAGTGGTGCTCCATCTGGACCATGGTCTGAATTTCGACACGGTGATGAAAGCGATCCGTTTCGGCTGTACCGCGGTGATGTTCGATGGTTCTACCCTGCCCTATGGGGATAATGTGGCCCGCACCAGGGAGATCGTGCAGATTGCCCATGGGGCCGGGATCAGCGTGGAGGCGGAGTTGGGCTGTGTTTTGGGCGGTGAAGGAACCGGTGAGGCCCAAGCCGCGGATCCCACCAGGTTTACCATTCCCGAGCAGGCAGTAGAATTTGTGGCAGCCACGGGGATCGATGCCTTGGCCGTGGCCTTCGGCACTGTCCACGGCTTTTACAAGGGCAAGCCGCAGCTAGATCTGGAACGCCTGCGTAAGATCAGAGATTTGGTGGCTGTACCCTTGGTGATGCACGGGGGTTCGGGTCTTAGTGATGAGGATTTCCAAGCGGCCATCGGAGCCGGGATTAGCAAAGTCAACTATTTTACGGAAATGTCAGTGGAAGCGGTAAAGGAGGCCAAAAGGGCCGTAACTGATGGTAGTGTGACTCGGCTTCCGGATCTGTTGACGATCCTGAAAAGCACTGTATCCCGGTGTGTCAGAGAAAAGATCAAGGTCTTCGGTTCCGAAGGCAAAGCTTAGGGGGCAAGAAAGATGACGGGTTATGAAGTAATTGTGGCCGGCCTTGTTACGGTAGATCTGATCCCTACCTTTCTCCACAGTTCCCACGTGCCCTTGGCGGAGATGGTGCGTCCGGGGAAGCTGAATCATGTGGGGCCATTGCAGTTTAGCACCGGCGGTGCCGTGTCCAACACCGGTATCGCCCTGATTAAATTGGGAGCAAAGACTCGATTGATGGGCAAGGTCGGGGATGATTATCTGGGAACGGTGGCGGTCAGTATCCTGGGGCGCTATGTTCCGGAGGCGGACCGGATGGTGCGGAAGGGAGAACAGACCTCCTACACCATTGTTATGTCGCCGGCCAGTACCGATCGGGTTTTTTTCCACTATCCCGGGTGCAATGATACCTTTACCGCGGCGGATGTGGACCAGGCAGCCGTTGCCGGGGCGAAGGTGTTTCATTTCGGTTACCCGCCCCTGATGAAGGCCATGTACGCTAACCAAGGGGAAGAGCTGGTTCGCCTGGTCAAGAAAGCAAAAGAATGCGGGCTTACGGTATCTTTGGATCTGGCTATGCCCGATCCCCACAGTGAGGCGCTCAAGGCCGACTGGCCCCTCATTTTCCGCCGGGTTCTGCCCTATGTGGATGTGTTCCTGCCTAGTCTGGAGGAGGCCCTGCTTTTATGGGACCCGGCGGCCTATAAAGATTTCGACTCTCTGAATCCGCAGAAACGGGAAGAACACATTCCCTCTCTTGCGGTGAAGCTGGCCGGTGACTTCTTGGACCTTGGTGCATCAATAGTGGGTATCAAGTGCGGTGTACTGGGATACCACGTTCAGACCAAAGCGGCTCTATCTGCTGCGAAACTGGGCCTGGGTGCACCGGCGGATCTGAACAATTGGGCGGGACGCAAGCTGTTTTGCGCCAGTTACAAACCAGAGACCTTTGCTTCGGCCACCGGGGCCGGGGATTGTTCCATCGCAGGCTTCTTAATGGCTATGCTCCGGGGATGTACCCTGGAGGAGACGGTGAACGCGGCCTGCGCCGTAGGGGCGCAAAACGTTCGGAAACTTGATGCCACCGCCGGAGTGGAGGATTGGGAGTATACTTTGCAGATGATGCGAAGACCCTGGGAACGTTTGTTCCTTCCTCTCGACGAGGCCTGGACCTACGATCCGGTGGGGAAAGTGTGGGTGGAAAAGTAGTCTCAGAGTCCTAGATCTAAGGGGCACCTTCCTGTGTAAAAGGAAAGGTGCCCCCGAGACAATTATGTGGCTGGCGCTACACTAGCGAATCGATGAAAACTAGACTGGGGAATTGACACAATGGTTCTGCGGCTAGCCCGGGTTTATACCATAGCCTTGGGCAAGACTTCATGGTCCCTCCTTTCTCTTTCCCCTACACAACGCCGACAAGGCTGGAGGTCTTCAAATCCTTCTGTCCCAATGGTTTGGGGCCACTTTTCTCTAGTCTCACTGTAAAACGTTTTTTCGTTTGGTCTAGATGGACACACACAACCCGAGAGAGGCTAGATAGAGTAGGAACTGCAGGTTTTGTCCACCCGTTTAGACTACTATAAACAACAACGATAGAGCACTCAACACTGTTGCAATATTTCGTTCCACTGACAGGGATGCGGGTGCAATAATGAAAGAACGAGCCATGTGATCCTAGCACATGGCTCGTTTTAAAGGTGACCCTGGTACTTCTACTCTTGATGGTAGTAGGTCTCCCAGTTGAGGTAACGGGTGAAGGCCTCATATACCATGCTAGCGTAGTTCCCATAGCCGATGGCTGCATGGTGTTCAAATCCATTGTAACATACATATTTCATGAGATCCTGCAGGCCGGGAATCTGGGCCACTCCGTATCCGCCGAAGGTCTCCGCTGGATCCGAGGTCATGGTGCCCTCTCCGAGGTAGGCTCGAATCTGGCCGCTGGTATCATCGGTGGTGATCCGAGCAAAGGTGAAGGGTCCGCTCTTAAGGCGGCCGCAGACAGTGCCGAAGGCATTCTCCCTACCCACGTCCCGGGAAATGATCTTGTGTTCACCCATTTCTGAGGTCTCCAGTAGGCTCTTCGGATAGTTGCTACAGTGGAAAAACACTACTTTGTCCGGATCGTTACCGTAGTTATTGTTCCAATCCACGATGGCACTGGCTTCTTGCGAGGCCAGCTGCAGCGCGTACATGCTGATCAAGCCCGTGATGTCCACTTCGCAGGCACTGGGGATAAGCTGGTCCGTCAGCATGCTCATGATGCTGCAGGGCGTGATCCCGAAGTTCTCCTCCAGGGAGGTCCAGCACTGAATGGCAGTTCCCTTCAGGTTGTGCTCTTTGACCCATTGATCGATCACTGCTCCGAACTTGGCCATCCGCAACAGACTATCCTTGTTGCCACTGTTGATGGTAATGTACTGCTCGATGGACGCGAGTTTTTCCAGTACGGCCGCATCCTGATCTCCCAGGGATTGGGCCCGGCCAAGGATCTCGGAAAGATCAATGGGTTCCACCGTAATGCCGGCCCGTTCTAGAATTTTCTCGCTGTATCTGACGGTAGCGAAGGCCGCGGGGCGGGTGCCGATGGCCCCCAACCTTAGATTCTTCAATCCCTTTACGATCCTGCAGACCCCGGCAAACCACTGAAGATCTTCTTTGAACTCGTCACTGCTCGGGCTGATCGTATGGGAACGGGTGAGGGAGAAGGGAATTCCATACTGCCGCAGGACGTTGCAGACGGAGATCTTTCCGCAAAAACTGTCCCGCCGATGGTCAATGTCCAGCTTATCTACCTGGTCGGGGAACGCGTGTACAAGAACCGGAACATTTAAACCGGACCACCGGATGGCATTGGCCACAGTTCGCTCGTCTCCGAAGTTAGGCAGACTCACGACAATACCACTGATTTCCTCTCCATGTTCAGCAAAGAGCTTGGCGCATCGTTGGGCATCTTCGATCCCTTCCAGCCCTGCGGGCCCATCGGTGAGACAGACCACCTCATGGCCCAGAGACTTGATAACCTCGATCATTTCCTGCTGTCCGGTCTCACACAGGTGTGCGGGGAAAAAGCCCCGTTTTCCTATGATCAACCCGAAAGTAAGTTTTTTCATGTTTGTTAACCTCCCAATTTATTAGTGTCAATTCGTCTAAGCCGCTAAAGATGCTTAGCTGATACCGCTTCTCATTCGGCAACAATGCCGATCTCTCAAAAGAATTCCCATGGGCCTACCGCGGTGCCTCGGTTGATCTTCTTGGTGATGAGATAGGCATCTAAGGCCGCAAGGATGTTGATAATGGGGCCGAAGAGGAAAGCGGTCAGGGTGAGGATTAGGATCACACATCCCTTCACTACCTGACCCACCAAAATCTGGCCTAACCCGGGGATGAAGAAGGAGATCAGCGCCGCAGCCCACGGCGCTAAACGTGTAACCGATGGAGCGGTTCTGATCAACTTTCCGCATTGTATGCAGAGTTCCTGATTGGGTTTCAAAGCAGCCCCACATTGGTTGCAGAAATTGCGCTGTTTCTTAGGATGAAAGCCGCACCGGGGGCAATACTCAGCTTTGTCGGAGATCTCCGCACCGCAGTTAGTACAATACATATTGACCCGTCACCTTTGTTTAAGAAATTGTCCCAGCAGCACACCTTGCCGAAACCCGAAGATAACCGCATAGTACACCAAGAAATCCGTGGCGATACCGGCCATGATCCCCGTGATTAATCTTCTGGGGTTGGTACTCATCCACCAGCCAAGATACTGTCCGGTGCCATCGATGACCAGGGGAACCATCAAGAGGATTGTCACTGGCAAAGGCAAGGCTCCCCACAGCAAGGCGTAGATACCGCCGCAAAAGTAGCCAATGAGGATTCCGGTGCATCGAGCACATAAGGGCAACTGACGTCCTCTGATGAAGAAGGAACGCTCCGGCAAACGATGACACATGAACAGAAGTTGAAGCAACTTGTTCCCATTCAATTTACCGTTCTCCTACATGGAAAGGACACCAAGGCAAAAGGAGAATAAGTAGAGACCAGCCTCCACAAGCAGGCCGATCAAGGCCCACTTGCAGGCGGTGTCCGCATTTTTCGGCTTGTCGGTTTTCCAAACTAGATACAGGACCGCGCCGATCAAGGGGAAACAGCAGGACACTGCTTTTACCAGCCCCAAGGATTCATCGGTGTCGCTTAAACGCTTTAACCGGTTTCCACAGATGATGCAGACTTCCTGTCCCGGTCGTGTTTCCGCCCCGCAGGCCTGGCAGAATCTATCACTATTAAGCGGCCGTACGCCGCAGTGCACGCATATTTCCGCTTTATCGTTAATCTCCATGCCGCACTCTCGACAGAACATCAAGGCCAGCTCCCTTTTTGAAGACCTTACCTAAAGCTTCACTGTTAATGACTTCTATGCTTGTAGTAACTTTCCTGCCTGAGGTTAGACAATGGACTCTAGTATCAATTCCAACAGGATGTCGCGGGAAGCCGGAGTAAATCCCGCATCAATCGGTGGGCTTCTTAACATATTCCGTTGTGTTCTGCGTTTAACAATGGTCCGTCGGTTCTTCTACGCAACGGAATGGTGAAATATGCTTATCTAAGGTAGCTTGTTTCTGCTTCGAATAGCGTCCGAATTGTTCTACATATGTATGTTCAGCCCGACGATCGAAACTAATCCCGAACAAAAGCCAAGGGATACCGCCAGGATATTGAGCAAAACACCGATCAACGCCCAACGGCAGGCGGTGGTGGCACTTTGGGGCTTTTCGTCTTTCCAGACCAGATACAGGATGAGTCCCACCAAAGGAAACAGACACGCGGAGATCTTCACTAAAGGTGTTGCTCCTGTGTCCGAATATTCTTGTGCTAGAAGCACGGCTCCACATTCTACACATACTTCCTGAGCAGGACGGGTCGGACTGGCACAGGCCTGACAGAATTTGTTGCTGTTGAGGGGCAGCACACCACAATTGGTGCAGGGTATGTTCTCATCGCTGACCTTCGTCCCACAGTGCCGACAAAACTGCACCATTGACGTCAACTTCTCATGCATAATTGTCTAATACATGACTATTTCGTTCCCTGGCGGAAGTTTCCTGCGGCGGAAGAGGTCTTTATGCTGCTCTGGCTTAGCGATGACCTTACTAGCCCCCATATGTGGACTTTAGCACTAAAGGTATTAAGGAAAATTTTCTCTTTGCAGGACTTCCCGTATGCGTAAAGAAAACATATATCGCTACCCCAAGAAGGATGTGGCAAACGTGGTCAGCATGTCGGATATTGCGGAACTGTTGGGCGTCTCCTGTGCCACAGTATCTAGGGCCCTGAACAATTCACCGAAGATTAGCGCGGAAACCAAGCAGAGAGTCCTACAGGCTGCTGAAAAACTTGGATATCTGGACAAACTTGCGGCCAAGCGGCAGCAAGTGGTGAAGAAGATCGGGTTTATCATCAGTAAAGAGTACTTTGGCACCCACGAGCTCTTTTACACAAGGGTCCTGTTGGGTTCAGAGAAAAGGGCCAACAAAGATAACATGCGGGTGAACCTCTTTACCTTCGACGGACAGGAGTCCGTGGAGTGGCTCTTTGGGGAGCTTAAGGAATTCAAAATTGACGGTGTCATCGTGGCCGCGGTTGTTTCAGCAAAGCTTCTAAAACGTCTATTGGCTACGGGTGTCAAGATTGTCTTGGTGGACTTTGAACACGAGTCACTTCCGGTGGTGGAGCCGGACAACTTCCACGGTGCCTACCAGGCAGTGCAACACCTTTACATGCGGGGTCGCCAACAGATAGCCTTTGTCAGCGGGGAGCAGGACCATCCCTGCATGCGGCAGAGGTATTACGGTTACCGGGCGGCGGTGGAGGAGGGTCCTGGGGACTTCCGACCGGAGCTGGCGGTGTTGAGTACCGGGTGTTGTTCTGTGGAGGACATGGCCACCGGTCTTATGCGGGCCTTTCAGGAAAAGAGCATACGGATTCCAGAGGATGTTTCGGTGGTGGGCTTCGACGACCTTGAGATGGGTGTTTACACCACCCCTTCCCTGTCCACGGTCCGCATCCATAAGGAACGTATGGGGGAAATTGCTGCGGCCATGTTGGTAAACTGGCCGCTGGGATGGGAAACCCCTGGCTGGCGGGTGATTGTGCCCACGGAACTGGTGATCCGCCAGTCCAGTTAAACAAGATGATGAGCATATTACTTTCCAGGGAGGATGTGCGGGATGGCGGAGAGTGCATTGAATACTCTCTTGCGCGGTTGTGCTCAAGAGGCGGAAAAGACGCTACAAAGGTTTGAATATCAGGCCAAATTTGTGCAACAGCTGGTAGAACGATATCCGGAACACAAAAAGCTGGTGGAAAGCGCAACAGCAGTGGCCCGGGAACAATTGGCCTCGGGAGTATCCCTTTCCGAAGTGTTGGCCCAATGGGAGGAGGAGTTGCGCCCCTTAGACTCCCTTTGCAAGGCCTATACCATTCACTACGTGGGTCATGCCCACATTGACATGAACTGGATGTGGGACTGGCCCGAGACTGTGGATGAGTGTTACCGGACCTTTACCACTGTCTTGAAATTGATGGAAGAATTCCCCCAGTTGACCTTTTCCCAAAGCCAGGCGGTAACCTACTGGACCATGGACAAGTATGCCCCGGAGGTTCTTGCCCAGATTAAGGAGAAGGTGGCCGAAGGCCGCTGGGAGATTACCGCAAACACCTGGGTGGAAGGGGACAGGAATATCAGCTCCGGAGAGGCCATTGTGCGGCAGATCCTCCAGTCCAAGCAGTTCATAAAGGAAAAGTTTGGCATCGGGTTCGACGAGATTGTGGTGGACTGGGAGCCAGATACCTTCGGTCATGCGGCCACAACCCCAGAGATCCTGCAAAAGGCGGGGATTAAGTACTACTACTTCTGTCGCTGCAATGTGAACAAGGTCCTTTTCTGGTGGGAAGGGCCACAGGGGGCAAGGGTGCTAACCTCCAACAAACAGTGGTACAACCATACCATTTCCCCCGAAGATGCCCTGGAAGTCCTGCCCTTTGAAGAGCATACGGGTCTTCAGGATTATTTAGTGGTTTACGGTGTTGGCGACCACGGGGGCGGTCCCACTCGGCGTGACATTCTCAAGGCTTTGGAGATGCAGCAGTGGCCCCTGTTTCCTACGATCAAGTTTAGCACTGTCCATGCTTTCTTTGAGAAGGCTGCGGCTAAGCCCGAAGGGATTCCGGTGCACCGGGGTGAGCTGAACTACGTCTTCCCCGGGTGCTACACCTCCCAAAGCAACATTAAGTATGCTAACCGTAAAGGTGAGCTCATCTCCTCCCTCGGTGAGACCTACGGGGTCATGGGTCACAAGCTAGGTGACCTACCCTATCCTGC contains:
- a CDS encoding gluconokinase → CRTVAFTADLTVLAVSQREYPLHTGFAGEAEQDPEEIFAAACATIAGAVSQLPRGAQVAGLVLTAAMHSFLCLDGEKRPLTRAWTWADARSQRQADQLKQVWGDRFYQRTGCPFHPMYWPAKLAYIQECHPEVWRRTRLVMSLKDYVVYRLTGRLMSDQSLASATGVFNTHKLDWDPWLTAQLGVPQEFLLPAADPFTVLDGLLPAQAETLGLPAGVPVILGASDGAMSNLGCGAVQPNSMALMVGTSGALRVVRKEPLLSPHQHTWCYYLGHRRWIVGGSTNNGGNALKWLRDNLFAGELGYDEITALAASVPPGSRGVRFLPFLAGERCIHWRGRATGAFLNLALAHGRAELARAVLEGVAFQMYTVYEALCQVAGTPEEIRATGGLTNSLLWLEIFSGVFRKPLLLPDYGEGSAQGAALLAMVALGWLPSLEMAAEQIRIQGVVEGEAAPVYAVAYAQYCQLYAALAPFYDEAH
- the tkt gene encoding transketolase; the protein is MVLIPWRCEALTDNHIIKTIANTIRGLSADGVQAANSGHPGMPLGCAEIGAVLFTEILKHDPSDPQWPNRDRFVLSAGHGSMFLYSLLHLTGYPLSLDDLRNFRQLGSKTPGHPEYEPSLGVETTTGPLGQGIGNAVGMALAEAMLAARFNTAQRTIVDHYTYVLCGDGCQMEGISYEAASLAGHLGLGKLILIYDSNQISIEGSTDLAFSENVAQRYASFGWDVTEIDGHNIDEIRSALQRAKTILDKPSLIIARTSIAKGAPNLEGSAASHGAPLGEEEVRLLKEGMGFPVDETFYVPKEVTDFFQEKRREWTAVRKQWEECFEQWKQEAPERYQLYQQHFSEQLPANLGSAIEFTSDVSTRDAGGMVLNALAKELPAIVGGSADLSPSTKTDLKGAGAVTRDNFLGRNIHFGIREHAMGSILNGMSLHGGFRVYGSTFLVFSDYMRPPIRLAALMGQPVVFVLTHDSIHVGEDGPTHQPVEHIEALRLIPNLHVIRPADAWETKAAWLFALAEKGAPTALLLSRQKLPLLEGTKDCPMEKGGYVLVDGAAEPDIVLIGTGSEVALCVAAAEELRKEGITARVVSVPCRELFLSQDAAYIKKVLGDKAPRLVVEAGRTSGWHAVVNGNGSVVGIDRFGESGPGEEVAEALGISLSNVVNQAKRLLGH
- a CDS encoding class II fructose-bisphosphate aldolase, producing the protein MPLVDLPTVLGPARKAGYAVGAFNITGLDMIEPILDVATELRSPVILSIAEVHLKYIDLEEACFVARAQAAKAPIPVVLHLDHGLNFDTVMKAIRFGCTAVMFDGSTLPYGDNVARTREIVQIAHGAGISVEAELGCVLGGEGTGEAQAADPTRFTIPEQAVEFVAATGIDALAVAFGTVHGFYKGKPQLDLERLRKIRDLVAVPLVMHGGSGLSDEDFQAAIGAGISKVNYFTEMSVEAVKEAKRAVTDGSVTRLPDLLTILKSTVSRCVREKIKVFGSEGKA
- a CDS encoding carbohydrate kinase family protein; amino-acid sequence: MTGYEVIVAGLVTVDLIPTFLHSSHVPLAEMVRPGKLNHVGPLQFSTGGAVSNTGIALIKLGAKTRLMGKVGDDYLGTVAVSILGRYVPEADRMVRKGEQTSYTIVMSPASTDRVFFHYPGCNDTFTAADVDQAAVAGAKVFHFGYPPLMKAMYANQGEELVRLVKKAKECGLTVSLDLAMPDPHSEALKADWPLIFRRVLPYVDVFLPSLEEALLLWDPAAYKDFDSLNPQKREEHIPSLAVKLAGDFLDLGASIVGIKCGVLGYHVQTKAALSAAKLGLGAPADLNNWAGRKLFCASYKPETFASATGAGDCSIAGFLMAMLRGCTLEETVNAACAVGAQNVRKLDATAGVEDWEYTLQMMRRPWERLFLPLDEAWTYDPVGKVWVEK
- a CDS encoding fucose isomerase codes for the protein MKKLTFGLIIGKRGFFPAHLCETGQQEMIEVIKSLGHEVVCLTDGPAGLEGIEDAQRCAKLFAEHGEEISGIVVSLPNFGDERTVANAIRWSGLNVPVLVHAFPDQVDKLDIDHRRDSFCGKISVCNVLRQYGIPFSLTRSHTISPSSDEFKEDLQWFAGVCRIVKGLKNLRLGAIGTRPAAFATVRYSEKILERAGITVEPIDLSEILGRAQSLGDQDAAVLEKLASIEQYITINSGNKDSLLRMAKFGAVIDQWVKEHNLKGTAIQCWTSLEENFGITPCSIMSMLTDQLIPSACEVDITGLISMYALQLASQEASAIVDWNNNYGNDPDKVVFFHCSNYPKSLLETSEMGEHKIISRDVGRENAFGTVCGRLKSGPFTFARITTDDTSGQIRAYLGEGTMTSDPAETFGGYGVAQIPGLQDLMKYVCYNGFEHHAAIGYGNYASMVYEAFTRYLNWETYYHQE
- a CDS encoding zinc ribbon domain-containing protein yields the protein MYCTNCGAEISDKAEYCPRCGFHPKKQRNFCNQCGAALKPNQELCIQCGKLIRTAPSVTRLAPWAAALISFFIPGLGQILVGQVVKGCVILILTLTAFLFGPIINILAALDAYLITKKINRGTAVGPWEFF
- a CDS encoding DUF2085 domain-containing protein gives rise to the protein MCHRLPERSFFIRGRQLPLCARCTGILIGYFCGGIYALLWGALPLPVTILLMVPLVIDGTGQYLGWWMSTNPRRLITGIMAGIATDFLVYYAVIFGFRQGVLLGQFLKQR
- a CDS encoding zinc ribbon domain-containing protein; its protein translation is MFCRECGMEINDKAEICVHCGVRPLNSDRFCQACGAETRPGQEVCIICGNRLKRLSDTDESLGLVKAVSCCFPLIGAVLYLVWKTDKPKNADTACKWALIGLLVEAGLYLFSFCLGVLSM
- a CDS encoding LacI family transcriptional regulator, translating into MRKENIYRYPKKDVANVVSMSDIAELLGVSCATVSRALNNSPKISAETKQRVLQAAEKLGYLDKLAAKRQQVVKKIGFIISKEYFGTHELFYTRVLLGSEKRANKDNMRVNLFTFDGQESVEWLFGELKEFKIDGVIVAAVVSAKLLKRLLATGVKIVLVDFEHESLPVVEPDNFHGAYQAVQHLYMRGRQQIAFVSGEQDHPCMRQRYYGYRAAVEEGPGDFRPELAVLSTGCCSVEDMATGLMRAFQEKSIRIPEDVSVVGFDDLEMGVYTTPSLSTVRIHKERMGEIAAAMLVNWPLGWETPGWRVIVPTELVIRQSS